The Humulus lupulus chromosome 3, drHumLupu1.1, whole genome shotgun sequence genome window below encodes:
- the LOC133824297 gene encoding protein NRT1/ PTR FAMILY 8.3-like, which yields MDTLEERSSLLENALLQNGDSELYTGDGSVDANGKRVAKQNTGNWKACCFIIGAEFCEGLAFFGISSNLVTYFTKELHQGNVAAAKAVSIWQGTTYLTPFIGAIIADAYLGKYWTIAAFSIIYFIGLCALTLSASITPANTFQSAIFLCGLYLVALGTGGIKPCVSPFGGDQFDDTDPKERAKKRSFFNWFYFTICIGIFMATTFLAWIQNNVGWGLGFAIPTLCMGIAIACFLFGTPFYRFQKPNGSPITRMCQVLVASYRKRNLEVPKESDLLFEVQENNSVMEGSCNKLKHTNSLKFLDKAAAMSVVEISNGENSFNPWSLCSVNQVEELKTLIRLLPIWATGIVFFVDAAQVSTMMLEQGMVMDSTIGSLTIPPVALATFDVVVILLVVPMYDRVIVPFVKRFTGNEKGFTELQRVGIGLFILVLSMSAAAVVEMYRLYLAKELGLVDKKVYVPLSILWQIPQYVLMGTAKVFTSIGQIEFFYEESPSAMRSLCSALLLLNLSLGFYLNSVILIVVTFFSTKGGKVGWIPDNLNEGHLDYFFWLLAALSFLNFLVYIVFAMNFKHKKSAY from the exons ATGGATACTTTGGAAGAGCGAAGCTCACTCTTGGAAAATGCTCTTCTTCAG AATGGAGACAGTGAGCTTTACACCGGTGACGGCTCAGTTGACGCCAATGGGAAGCGCGTGGCAAAGCAGAATACAGGGAATTGGAAAGCATGCTGCTTCATTATag GTGCTGAATTTTGTGAAGGCTTGGCCTTCTTTGGTATTTCTAGTAATCTTGTTACTTATTTTACAAAAGAATTGCACCAAGGAAATGTAGCTGCTGCGAAAGCTGTTTCGATTTGGCAAGGCACTACCTACCTCACACCCTTTATTGGAGCCATTATTGCAGATGCTTATTTGGGAAAATATTGGACCATTGCTGCTTTCTCCATCATCTACTTCATA GGATTATGTGCCTTGACTCTCTCAGCATCAATTACTCCAGCCAATACTTTTCAATCTGCTATATTTCTATGTGGACTTTATCTGGTTGCTTTAGGGACTGGTGGTATCAAACCATGTGTTTCACCATTTGGTGGAGATCAATTTGATGATACTGATCCAAAGGAGAGAGCAAAGAAGAGATCTTTCTTCAACTGGTTTTACTTTACAATATGCATTGGAATTTTTATGGCAACGACTTTTCTTGCATGGATTCAAAATAATGTTGGGTGGGGTCTAGGATTTGCTATTCCTACACTGTGTATGGGCATTGCCATCGCTTGTTTCCTTTTTGGAACACCCTTTTATAGATTTCAAAAACCAAATGGAAGTCCAATTACTAGAATGTGCCAAGTTTTGGTTGCATCATACCGAAAGCGGAATCTTGAGGTGCCTAAAGAAAGTGATCTTCTTTTTGAAGTACAAGAAAACAACTCTGTCATGGAAGGAAGTTGCAATAAGCTGAAACACACTAATTCACTGAA GTTCCTTGATAAGGCAGCTGCGATGTCTGTTGTTGAGATTAGTAATGGTGAGAACTCCTTCAATCCATGGAGTCTTTGTAGTGTAAACCAAGTGGAAGAATTGAAGACTTTGATTCGTTTGTTACCAATCTGGGCTACTGGAATAGTTTTCTTTGTTGATGCTGCTCAAGTTTCTACAATGATGCTAGAACAAGGGATGGTGATGGACTCAACTATTGGTTCTTTAACCATTCCTCCAGTTGCTCTCGCAACATTTGACGTAGTTGTTATTCTTTTGGTTGTTCCAATGTATGACAGGGTAATCGTgccctttgttaagagattcacaGGAAACGAAAAAGGCTTCACAGAGTTGCAACGGGTGGGGATCGGCCTCTTCATTTTGGTTCTAAGCATGTCAGCAGCTGCGGTTGTAGAAATGTATAGACTTTACCTTGCCAAAGAACTTGGTTTAGTTGACAAAAAAGTATATGTACCACTTAGTATATTATGGCAGATACCTCAGTATGTTTTGATGGGAACTGCAAAGGTATTCACTTCCATTGGACAAATAGAGTTCTTTTATGAAGAGTCACCAAGTGCTATGAGGAGTTTATGCAGTGCATTATTGCTTCTAAACCTTTCATTAGGATTCTATTTGAATTCTGTAATTCTTATTGTGGTGACTTTCTTCTCAACAAAGGGTGGAAAGGTGGGATGGATACCAGACAATCTGAATGAAGGTCATCTTGATTATTTCTTCTGGCTTTTGGCAGCTCTTAGCTTCTTGAATTTTTTGGTGTACATAGTCTTTGCCATGAATTTCAAACATAAGAAGTCTGCTTATTAA